From Musa acuminata AAA Group cultivar baxijiao chromosome BXJ3-8, Cavendish_Baxijiao_AAA, whole genome shotgun sequence, one genomic window encodes:
- the LOC135583334 gene encoding E3 ubiquitin-protein ligase UPL3-like isoform X2 produces METRSRKRAEASSSAPSSQPPAARRPSKRSRTNPPPPSTILTRSRRSRNSSPPLLPPPPSGPMDSSAGDSSGRRRGSGKNHHPPAERDRDRDASDKGKEREPEASRSRDRDRARDRDAGRILGLNFDGGGADDDNDSEGGASALHQNLTSTSSALQGLLRKLGAGLDDLLPSSALLASSSSQQSSRLKKILTGLRADGEEGRQVEALTQLCEMLSIGTEDSLGSFLVDSFVPVLVGLLNHESNPDIMLLAARALTHLCDVLPSSCSAVVHYGAVPCFCARLLTIEYMDLAEQSLQALKKISQEHPTACLRAGALMAVLSYLDFFSTGVQRVALSTAANMCKKLPSDAADFVMEAVPLLINLLNYHDSKVLEHASVCLTRIAEAFASSPEKLDELCKHGLVAQAAGLISLSNSGGQASLSTSTYTGLIRLLSTCASGSPLAAKTLLLLGISGTLKDILSGSGLVAGASVSPALTRPPEQVYEIVNLVDELLPPLPQGTISTPIFYNITVKGLSIKKSTGITPGKPVQPGLATNDVSAREKLLQEQPELLQQFGTDLLPVLTQVYASSVNGSVRHKCLAIIGKLMYFSSADMIQSLLSATNISSFLAGILAWKDPQVLIPALQIAEVLMEKLPGTFSKIFVREGVVHAVDALICPDTSSSIPSQTSISEKDGDSAPVISSRSRRYRRRSGGLNTETGSVDESKRSLSVVGSPPNLFEIPPPSSSLRASVSACAKSFKDKFFPAYPGATEVGVTDDLLRLKNLCTKLNSSVETVRTKGKGKSKASLVSSFDISSSIEEELDGAISEMLAELSKGDVSTFEFIGSGVVLALLSYLSCGTFGKEKISEANLPKLRKQALRRYRSFIATALPDEPKGGHTTPMTVLVQKLQNALTSLERFPVVLSHLSRSTSGSARLSSGLSALSQHFKLRLCRAPGEKSLRDYSSNIVLIEPLASLAVVEEFLWPRVKRIDSGQKSSASAGNSDSGSVATGAGTQLSSASTASGHRPSTRSRSSVAIGGPARNDAAEGSSNSSKGKGKAVLKSTSEEARGPQTRKATRRRVASDKDAEMKPALSDSGSEDEMDMSPVEIDALMIEEDVSDDEDDDHEEELKDETLPVCVPEKVHDVKLDPADDAAVDPSASGSQAQPSSGSSDRAISTRDSESTELRSGNAFGSRGMSFAAAAMAGLASLSSRGIRGGRGTGASDNCNKLIFTAGGKQLSKHWTIYQAFQRQLVLDEEDDERFNGSDLPSDGSRFCNDVFTITYQKADGQADRTSQGGSTSSMSKTPKSASASNSSCENRWQKKSLLDSILQADLPCDLEKTNPTYNILALLRVLECLNQLTPRLRVQAVSDDFAEGKITGVDGLYRTGISVPPKEFVNTKLTPKLSRQIQDALALCSGSVPPWCYQMTKACPFLFPFEIRRQYFYSTAFGLSRALHRLQQQQNADNPNSANEREVRIGRLQRQKVRVSRNRILDSAVKVMEMYSSQKAVLEVEYFGEVGTGLGPTLEFYTLLSHDLQKVELGLWRSNYGSDNNVMQIDGGEMEDGKTDDGSVMKIHNDNFSVQRRDIIQAPLGLFPRPWSPNVGASDGSQFSKVLEYFRLVGQTMAKALQDGRLLDLPLSTAFYKLVLGQELDLYDILSFDAEFGKSLQEMQVLVHCKQFMDATAGDSRKTTADLQFHGAPIEDLCLDFTLPGYPDYILKGEESTVVNINNLEEYISLVVDAITNTGITRQMDAFRAGFNQVFDISSLQIFCPHELDYLICGRRELWKPETLVDHIKFDHGYTAKSPAIVNLLEIMGEFTPEQQHAFCQFVTGAPRLPPGGLAALNPKLTIVKKHSSNLSNRTTNGTGATESADGDLPSVMTCANYLKLPPYSTKGIMYKKLLYAISEGQGSFDLS; encoded by the exons ATGGAAACACGCAGCCGGAAGCGGGCGGAGGCCTCCTCGTCGGCGCCCTCTTCTCAGCCCCCCGCGGCCCGTCGCCCGTCCAAGCGCTCCCGCACCAACCCGCCGCCTCCCTCGACCATCTTGACCCGCTCTCGTCGCTCCCGAAACTCCTCGCCGCCGCTTCTTCCTCCGCCACCCTCCGGCCCTATGGATTCCTCTGCCGGCGACTCCTCTGGCCGTCGCCGTGGCTCTGGCAAAAACCACCACCCTCCTGCGGAGCGTGATAGGGATAGGGATGCCTCGGATAAGGGGAAGGAGAGGGAGCCGGAAGCTTCCCGGTCCAGGGACAGGGACAGGGCCAGGGATCGGGATGCAGGGAGGATCTTGGGATTGAACTTTGATGGTGGGGGAGCTGACGATGATAATGATAGCGAGGGCGGCGCTAGTGCTCTCCACCAGAATCTCACTTCGACTAGCAGTGCACTTCAAGGGCTTCTCAGGAAATTAGGCGCAGGGCTCGATGATCTGCTGCCATCGTCGGCCTTGttggcctcctcttcttctcagCAGAGCTCACGGCTGAAGAAGATTTTGACGGGGCTGAGGGCTGATGGAGAGGAAGGGCGGCAGGTGGAGGCCCTGACCCAGCTTTGTGAGATGCTGTCAATTGGGACTGAGGATTCGCTTGGTTCATTCTTGGTGGACTCCTTCGTGCCCGTGCTCGTGGGTCTACTCAACCATGAGAGCAACCCTGACATTATGCTGCTTGCTGCAAGGGCTCTCACCCACCTCTGTGACGTCTTGCCATCATCATGCTCTGCTGTGGTGCATTATGGTGCTGTGCCATGTTTTTGTGCCCGTCTCCTCACAATTGAGTACATGGACTTAGCAGAACAG TCTCTGCAAGCACTGAAGAAGATATCACAAGAACACCCGACTGCATGTTTGCGTGCCGGCGCACTTATGGCAGTTCTGTCTTACCTTGATTTCTTCTCCACAGGAGTTCAG AGAGTAGCATTATCGACTGCAGCAAATATGTGCAAGAAACTTCCATCAGATGCAGCTGACTTTGTGATGGAAGCAGTTCCACTGCTGATCAATCTTCTTAATTATCATGATTCAAAG GTGCTGGAACATGCTTCTGTCTGCTTGACACGAATTGCAGAAGCATTTGCCTCATCTCCTGAGAAACTGGATGAGTTATGTAAACATGGATTAGTTGCACAAGCTGCTGGGCTAATATCTCTTAGTAATTCAGGAGGACAAGCCTCTCTAAGTACATCGACATACACG GGTTTAATCCGACTCTTGTCAACATGTGCAAGTGGATCCCCACTAGCAGCTAAAACTCTTCTACTTTTAGGAATCAGTGGCACTCTTAAAGACATTCTCTCTGGTTCTGGGCTTGTTGCTGGTGCTTCTGTTTCACCTGCCTTGACAAGGCCACCTGAGCAG GTTTATGAGATTGTGAACCTTGTGGATGAGCTTCTCCCTCCCTTGCCTCAAGGAACTATTTCTACACCAATATTCTACAATATTACTGTGAAAGGATTATCTATAAAGAAATCCACAGGCATCACTCCTGGTAAACCAGTTCAGCCTGGTTTAGCAACAAATGATGTTTCAGCCCGTGAAAAGTTACTGCAAGAACAACCTGAACTTCTGCAACAGTTTGGAACTGACTTGCTCCCTGTTCTAACACAG GTGTATGCTTCTAGTGTAAATGGTTCAGTCCGCCACAAGTGTTTGGCTATTATCGGAAAGTTGATGTATTTCAGCTCAGCTGATATGATTCAATCTTTACTTAGTGCCACAAACATATCCAG CTTCTTAGCAGGCATTTTGGCATGGAAAGATCCACAAGTCTTGATACCTGCTCTTCAGATAGCAGAGGTTCTGATGGAAAAGCTTCCAGGTACATTTTCCAAGATATTTGTGAGAGAAGGGGTTGTCCATGCAGTGGATGCTTTGATATGCCCAGATACCTCAAGTTCCATTCCTTCTCAAACATCCATCTCTGAGAAGGATGGTGATTCTGCACCTGTAATATCTTCACGTTCTCGGCGTTATCGGCGACGTAGTGGTGGCTTGAATACAGAAACTGGGTCAGTGGATGAATCAAAGCGTTCACTATCAGTTGTCGGCTCACCTCCTAATTTATTTGAAATCCCACCTCCAAGTTCTAGTCTTCGTGCTTCTGTCAGTGCTTGTGCCAAGTCTTTCAAAGATAAATTTTTTCCTGCATATCCTGGTGCAACTGAAGTTGGAGTTACAGATGATCTTCTTCGTTTGAAAAATCTTTGCACAAAATTAAATTCCAGTGTTGAGACTGTAAGGACAAAAGGCAAAGGCAAATCTAAAGCCTCCTTAGTTTCTTCCTTTGATATATCATCTAGCATCGAGGAAGAATTAGATGGAGCAATATCAGAGATGTTGGCTGAACTTAGCAAAGGCGACGTGTCCACTTTTGAGTTTATTGGAAGTGGAGTCGTTCTGGCACTTCTTAGTTATTTGTCTTGTGGAACATTTGGAAAGGAGAAAATTTCTGAAGCTAACTTGCCAAAGCTTCGAAAACAAGCACTGAGGAGGTACAGGTCATTTATCGCAACTGCTCTTCCAGATGAACCAAAGGGAGGACACACAACTCCCATGACTGTGTTGGTTCAAAAGCTTCAAAATGCTTTAACTTCGTTGGAACGTTTTCCAGTTGTCCTTAGCCATTTGTCTAGATCTACCAGTGGAAGTGCACGTCTGTCATCAGGTCTAAGTGCCTTGTCTCAGCATTTTAAGTTGCGTTTATGTCGAGCACCGGGTGAGAAATCTCTTCGTGATTACTCATCAAATATTGTACTTATCGAACCACTGGCAAGTCTAGCAGTTGTCGAAGAGTTCCTTTGGCCAAGGGTTAAGCGGATTGACTCTGGACAAAAGTCTTCTGCATCAGCAGGAAATTCTGATTCTGGATCTGTAGCTACTGGAGCTGGTACCCAATTATCGTCAGCATCAACTGCTTCTGGCCATCGCCCTTCAACTAGATCTAGGTCATCAGTAGCAATTGGAGGTCCAGCTAGAAATGATGCTGCTGAGGGAAGTTCGAATTCTTCTAAAGGGAAGGGTAAGGCAGTCTTGAAATCTACATCTGAGGAAGCCAGAGGACCTCAAACAAGAAAAGCTACTCGTAGAAGAGTTGCTTCAGATAAAGATGCAGAAATGAAACCTGCACTTAGTGACTCTGGATCTGAG GATGAGATGGACATGTCTCCTGTTGAGATTGATGCTCTTATGATTGAGGAGGATGTCTCAGATGATGAAGACGATGATCATGAGGAG GAGCTCAAAGATGAGACTCTTCCTGTTTGTGTACCAGAGAAGGTACACGATGTCAAATTAGATCCTGCTGATGATGCGGCTGTTGATCCTTCTGCAAGTGGTAGTCAGGCACAACCTTCATCAGGTTCTAGTGATAGGGCTATCTCTACAAGAGACTCAGAGTCCACTGAACTACGAAGTGGAAATGCTTTTGGTTCAAGGGGAATGTcatttgctgctgctgctatggCTGGGCTTGCTTCTTTAAGCAGCAGAGGTATCAGAGGTGGTCGAGGCACTGGTGCTAGTGATAACTGCAACAAATTGATATTCACAGCAGGAGGGAAGCAGCTTAGCAAGCATTGGACCATTTATCAAGCTTTCCAACGTCAACttgttcttgatgaagaggaTGATGAAAGATTTAATGGATCTGATCTACCCAGTGATGGCAGTAGATTCTGCAATGATGTATTTACCATCACATACCAAAAGGCTGATGGCCAGGCTGACAGGACTTCTCAAGGAGGCTCCACTTCTTCAATGTCAAAGACTCCGAAATCTGCTTCTGCTTCCAATTCTAGCTGTGAAAATAGGTGGCAAAAGAAGTCACTACTGGATAGCATTTTGCAAGCTGATCTTCCTTGTGATCTTGAAAAAACTAATCCTACGTATAATATATTGGCATTATTGCGTGTTTTAGAGTGTCTGAATCAGCTGACTCCTCGCCTGAGAGTGCAAGCAGTAAGTGATGATTTTGCCGAGGGTAAGATTACTGGTGTGGATGGGCTATATAGGACTGGTATAAGTGTCCCTCCAAAAGAGTTTGTTAATACCAAGTTAACGCCGAAACTTTCCCGCCAAATTCAGGATGCTCTGGCATTATGTAGTGGTAGTGTTCCTCCATGGTGTTACCAAATGACAAAAGCATGcccttttctctttccctttgaGATCAGAAGACAGTATTTCTATTCTACAGCTTTTGGACTATCTCGTGCATTGCATCGACTTCAGCAACAACAAAATGCTGATAATCCTAATTCAGCAAATGAAAGAGAGGTCCGCATTGGTCGACTGCAAAGACAAAAGGTTCGTGTTTCTAGAAATAGAATCTTGGACTCTGCAGTAAAAGTTATGGAGATGTATTCTAGTCAGAAGGCTGTCCTTGAAGTAGAATATTTTGGTGAAGTTGGAACAGGGTTGGGTCCAACCTTAGAATTTTATACTTTGTTGAGTCACGATTTGCAAAAGGTTGAATTGGGGTTATGGAGATCCAACTATGGATCAGATAATAATGTGATGCAAATTGATGGAGGTGAAATGGAAGATGGAAAGACTGATGATGGTTCAGTAATGAAGATACATAATGACAACTTTTCTGTTCAAAGAAGAGATATTATACAAGCTCCTCTTGGTTTGTTTCCTCGTCCTTGGTCGCCTAATGTAGGTGCTTCTGATGGTAGCCAGTTTTCAAAGGTTTTAGAGTATTTTCGTCTGGTTGGTCAAACAATGGCAAAAGCTCTACAAGATGGGAGGCTTTTGGATCTGCCACTTTCTACAGCATTTTACAAACTTGTATTGGGTCAA GAGCTTGATTTGTATGACATCTTGTCATTTGATGCTGAATTTGGAAAGTCATTACAAGAAATGCAAGTTCTTGTTCATTGCAAACAGTTTATGGATGCAACTGCTGGTGACAGTCGAAAGACAACTGCTGATTTACAATTCCATGGTGCTCCAATTGAAGACTTATGTTTAGATTTTACTCTTCCTGGCTATCCTGATTACATACTTAAAGGAGAGGAAAGCACTGTG GTTAATATCAACAATTTGGAGGAGTACATTTCCTTGGTTGTTGATGCTATTACTAATACAGGAATTACGAGGCAGATGGATGCATTTAGAGCAGGATTCAATCAG
- the LOC135583334 gene encoding E3 ubiquitin-protein ligase UPL3-like isoform X1 produces the protein METRSRKRAEASSSAPSSQPPAARRPSKRSRTNPPPPSTILTRSRRSRNSSPPLLPPPPSGPMDSSAGDSSGRRRGSGKNHHPPAERDRDRDASDKGKEREPEASRSRDRDRARDRDAGRILGLNFDGGGADDDNDSEGGASALHQNLTSTSSALQGLLRKLGAGLDDLLPSSALLASSSSQQSSRLKKILTGLRADGEEGRQVEALTQLCEMLSIGTEDSLGSFLVDSFVPVLVGLLNHESNPDIMLLAARALTHLCDVLPSSCSAVVHYGAVPCFCARLLTIEYMDLAEQSLQALKKISQEHPTACLRAGALMAVLSYLDFFSTGVQRVALSTAANMCKKLPSDAADFVMEAVPLLINLLNYHDSKVLEHASVCLTRIAEAFASSPEKLDELCKHGLVAQAAGLISLSNSGGQASLSTSTYTGLIRLLSTCASGSPLAAKTLLLLGISGTLKDILSGSGLVAGASVSPALTRPPEQVYEIVNLVDELLPPLPQGTISTPIFYNITVKGLSIKKSTGITPGKPVQPGLATNDVSAREKLLQEQPELLQQFGTDLLPVLTQVYASSVNGSVRHKCLAIIGKLMYFSSADMIQSLLSATNISSFLAGILAWKDPQVLIPALQIAEVLMEKLPGTFSKIFVREGVVHAVDALICPDTSSSIPSQTSISEKDGDSAPVISSRSRRYRRRSGGLNTETGSVDESKRSLSVVGSPPNLFEIPPPSSSLRASVSACAKSFKDKFFPAYPGATEVGVTDDLLRLKNLCTKLNSSVETVRTKGKGKSKASLVSSFDISSSIEEELDGAISEMLAELSKGDVSTFEFIGSGVVLALLSYLSCGTFGKEKISEANLPKLRKQALRRYRSFIATALPDEPKGGHTTPMTVLVQKLQNALTSLERFPVVLSHLSRSTSGSARLSSGLSALSQHFKLRLCRAPGEKSLRDYSSNIVLIEPLASLAVVEEFLWPRVKRIDSGQKSSASAGNSDSGSVATGAGTQLSSASTASGHRPSTRSRSSVAIGGPARNDAAEGSSNSSKGKGKAVLKSTSEEARGPQTRKATRRRVASDKDAEMKPALSDSGSEDEMDMSPVEIDALMIEEDVSDDEDDDHEEVELKDETLPVCVPEKVHDVKLDPADDAAVDPSASGSQAQPSSGSSDRAISTRDSESTELRSGNAFGSRGMSFAAAAMAGLASLSSRGIRGGRGTGASDNCNKLIFTAGGKQLSKHWTIYQAFQRQLVLDEEDDERFNGSDLPSDGSRFCNDVFTITYQKADGQADRTSQGGSTSSMSKTPKSASASNSSCENRWQKKSLLDSILQADLPCDLEKTNPTYNILALLRVLECLNQLTPRLRVQAVSDDFAEGKITGVDGLYRTGISVPPKEFVNTKLTPKLSRQIQDALALCSGSVPPWCYQMTKACPFLFPFEIRRQYFYSTAFGLSRALHRLQQQQNADNPNSANEREVRIGRLQRQKVRVSRNRILDSAVKVMEMYSSQKAVLEVEYFGEVGTGLGPTLEFYTLLSHDLQKVELGLWRSNYGSDNNVMQIDGGEMEDGKTDDGSVMKIHNDNFSVQRRDIIQAPLGLFPRPWSPNVGASDGSQFSKVLEYFRLVGQTMAKALQDGRLLDLPLSTAFYKLVLGQELDLYDILSFDAEFGKSLQEMQVLVHCKQFMDATAGDSRKTTADLQFHGAPIEDLCLDFTLPGYPDYILKGEESTVVNINNLEEYISLVVDAITNTGITRQMDAFRAGFNQVFDISSLQIFCPHELDYLICGRRELWKPETLVDHIKFDHGYTAKSPAIVNLLEIMGEFTPEQQHAFCQFVTGAPRLPPGGLAALNPKLTIVKKHSSNLSNRTTNGTGATESADGDLPSVMTCANYLKLPPYSTKGIMYKKLLYAISEGQGSFDLS, from the exons ATGGAAACACGCAGCCGGAAGCGGGCGGAGGCCTCCTCGTCGGCGCCCTCTTCTCAGCCCCCCGCGGCCCGTCGCCCGTCCAAGCGCTCCCGCACCAACCCGCCGCCTCCCTCGACCATCTTGACCCGCTCTCGTCGCTCCCGAAACTCCTCGCCGCCGCTTCTTCCTCCGCCACCCTCCGGCCCTATGGATTCCTCTGCCGGCGACTCCTCTGGCCGTCGCCGTGGCTCTGGCAAAAACCACCACCCTCCTGCGGAGCGTGATAGGGATAGGGATGCCTCGGATAAGGGGAAGGAGAGGGAGCCGGAAGCTTCCCGGTCCAGGGACAGGGACAGGGCCAGGGATCGGGATGCAGGGAGGATCTTGGGATTGAACTTTGATGGTGGGGGAGCTGACGATGATAATGATAGCGAGGGCGGCGCTAGTGCTCTCCACCAGAATCTCACTTCGACTAGCAGTGCACTTCAAGGGCTTCTCAGGAAATTAGGCGCAGGGCTCGATGATCTGCTGCCATCGTCGGCCTTGttggcctcctcttcttctcagCAGAGCTCACGGCTGAAGAAGATTTTGACGGGGCTGAGGGCTGATGGAGAGGAAGGGCGGCAGGTGGAGGCCCTGACCCAGCTTTGTGAGATGCTGTCAATTGGGACTGAGGATTCGCTTGGTTCATTCTTGGTGGACTCCTTCGTGCCCGTGCTCGTGGGTCTACTCAACCATGAGAGCAACCCTGACATTATGCTGCTTGCTGCAAGGGCTCTCACCCACCTCTGTGACGTCTTGCCATCATCATGCTCTGCTGTGGTGCATTATGGTGCTGTGCCATGTTTTTGTGCCCGTCTCCTCACAATTGAGTACATGGACTTAGCAGAACAG TCTCTGCAAGCACTGAAGAAGATATCACAAGAACACCCGACTGCATGTTTGCGTGCCGGCGCACTTATGGCAGTTCTGTCTTACCTTGATTTCTTCTCCACAGGAGTTCAG AGAGTAGCATTATCGACTGCAGCAAATATGTGCAAGAAACTTCCATCAGATGCAGCTGACTTTGTGATGGAAGCAGTTCCACTGCTGATCAATCTTCTTAATTATCATGATTCAAAG GTGCTGGAACATGCTTCTGTCTGCTTGACACGAATTGCAGAAGCATTTGCCTCATCTCCTGAGAAACTGGATGAGTTATGTAAACATGGATTAGTTGCACAAGCTGCTGGGCTAATATCTCTTAGTAATTCAGGAGGACAAGCCTCTCTAAGTACATCGACATACACG GGTTTAATCCGACTCTTGTCAACATGTGCAAGTGGATCCCCACTAGCAGCTAAAACTCTTCTACTTTTAGGAATCAGTGGCACTCTTAAAGACATTCTCTCTGGTTCTGGGCTTGTTGCTGGTGCTTCTGTTTCACCTGCCTTGACAAGGCCACCTGAGCAG GTTTATGAGATTGTGAACCTTGTGGATGAGCTTCTCCCTCCCTTGCCTCAAGGAACTATTTCTACACCAATATTCTACAATATTACTGTGAAAGGATTATCTATAAAGAAATCCACAGGCATCACTCCTGGTAAACCAGTTCAGCCTGGTTTAGCAACAAATGATGTTTCAGCCCGTGAAAAGTTACTGCAAGAACAACCTGAACTTCTGCAACAGTTTGGAACTGACTTGCTCCCTGTTCTAACACAG GTGTATGCTTCTAGTGTAAATGGTTCAGTCCGCCACAAGTGTTTGGCTATTATCGGAAAGTTGATGTATTTCAGCTCAGCTGATATGATTCAATCTTTACTTAGTGCCACAAACATATCCAG CTTCTTAGCAGGCATTTTGGCATGGAAAGATCCACAAGTCTTGATACCTGCTCTTCAGATAGCAGAGGTTCTGATGGAAAAGCTTCCAGGTACATTTTCCAAGATATTTGTGAGAGAAGGGGTTGTCCATGCAGTGGATGCTTTGATATGCCCAGATACCTCAAGTTCCATTCCTTCTCAAACATCCATCTCTGAGAAGGATGGTGATTCTGCACCTGTAATATCTTCACGTTCTCGGCGTTATCGGCGACGTAGTGGTGGCTTGAATACAGAAACTGGGTCAGTGGATGAATCAAAGCGTTCACTATCAGTTGTCGGCTCACCTCCTAATTTATTTGAAATCCCACCTCCAAGTTCTAGTCTTCGTGCTTCTGTCAGTGCTTGTGCCAAGTCTTTCAAAGATAAATTTTTTCCTGCATATCCTGGTGCAACTGAAGTTGGAGTTACAGATGATCTTCTTCGTTTGAAAAATCTTTGCACAAAATTAAATTCCAGTGTTGAGACTGTAAGGACAAAAGGCAAAGGCAAATCTAAAGCCTCCTTAGTTTCTTCCTTTGATATATCATCTAGCATCGAGGAAGAATTAGATGGAGCAATATCAGAGATGTTGGCTGAACTTAGCAAAGGCGACGTGTCCACTTTTGAGTTTATTGGAAGTGGAGTCGTTCTGGCACTTCTTAGTTATTTGTCTTGTGGAACATTTGGAAAGGAGAAAATTTCTGAAGCTAACTTGCCAAAGCTTCGAAAACAAGCACTGAGGAGGTACAGGTCATTTATCGCAACTGCTCTTCCAGATGAACCAAAGGGAGGACACACAACTCCCATGACTGTGTTGGTTCAAAAGCTTCAAAATGCTTTAACTTCGTTGGAACGTTTTCCAGTTGTCCTTAGCCATTTGTCTAGATCTACCAGTGGAAGTGCACGTCTGTCATCAGGTCTAAGTGCCTTGTCTCAGCATTTTAAGTTGCGTTTATGTCGAGCACCGGGTGAGAAATCTCTTCGTGATTACTCATCAAATATTGTACTTATCGAACCACTGGCAAGTCTAGCAGTTGTCGAAGAGTTCCTTTGGCCAAGGGTTAAGCGGATTGACTCTGGACAAAAGTCTTCTGCATCAGCAGGAAATTCTGATTCTGGATCTGTAGCTACTGGAGCTGGTACCCAATTATCGTCAGCATCAACTGCTTCTGGCCATCGCCCTTCAACTAGATCTAGGTCATCAGTAGCAATTGGAGGTCCAGCTAGAAATGATGCTGCTGAGGGAAGTTCGAATTCTTCTAAAGGGAAGGGTAAGGCAGTCTTGAAATCTACATCTGAGGAAGCCAGAGGACCTCAAACAAGAAAAGCTACTCGTAGAAGAGTTGCTTCAGATAAAGATGCAGAAATGAAACCTGCACTTAGTGACTCTGGATCTGAG GATGAGATGGACATGTCTCCTGTTGAGATTGATGCTCTTATGATTGAGGAGGATGTCTCAGATGATGAAGACGATGATCATGAGGAGGTG GAGCTCAAAGATGAGACTCTTCCTGTTTGTGTACCAGAGAAGGTACACGATGTCAAATTAGATCCTGCTGATGATGCGGCTGTTGATCCTTCTGCAAGTGGTAGTCAGGCACAACCTTCATCAGGTTCTAGTGATAGGGCTATCTCTACAAGAGACTCAGAGTCCACTGAACTACGAAGTGGAAATGCTTTTGGTTCAAGGGGAATGTcatttgctgctgctgctatggCTGGGCTTGCTTCTTTAAGCAGCAGAGGTATCAGAGGTGGTCGAGGCACTGGTGCTAGTGATAACTGCAACAAATTGATATTCACAGCAGGAGGGAAGCAGCTTAGCAAGCATTGGACCATTTATCAAGCTTTCCAACGTCAACttgttcttgatgaagaggaTGATGAAAGATTTAATGGATCTGATCTACCCAGTGATGGCAGTAGATTCTGCAATGATGTATTTACCATCACATACCAAAAGGCTGATGGCCAGGCTGACAGGACTTCTCAAGGAGGCTCCACTTCTTCAATGTCAAAGACTCCGAAATCTGCTTCTGCTTCCAATTCTAGCTGTGAAAATAGGTGGCAAAAGAAGTCACTACTGGATAGCATTTTGCAAGCTGATCTTCCTTGTGATCTTGAAAAAACTAATCCTACGTATAATATATTGGCATTATTGCGTGTTTTAGAGTGTCTGAATCAGCTGACTCCTCGCCTGAGAGTGCAAGCAGTAAGTGATGATTTTGCCGAGGGTAAGATTACTGGTGTGGATGGGCTATATAGGACTGGTATAAGTGTCCCTCCAAAAGAGTTTGTTAATACCAAGTTAACGCCGAAACTTTCCCGCCAAATTCAGGATGCTCTGGCATTATGTAGTGGTAGTGTTCCTCCATGGTGTTACCAAATGACAAAAGCATGcccttttctctttccctttgaGATCAGAAGACAGTATTTCTATTCTACAGCTTTTGGACTATCTCGTGCATTGCATCGACTTCAGCAACAACAAAATGCTGATAATCCTAATTCAGCAAATGAAAGAGAGGTCCGCATTGGTCGACTGCAAAGACAAAAGGTTCGTGTTTCTAGAAATAGAATCTTGGACTCTGCAGTAAAAGTTATGGAGATGTATTCTAGTCAGAAGGCTGTCCTTGAAGTAGAATATTTTGGTGAAGTTGGAACAGGGTTGGGTCCAACCTTAGAATTTTATACTTTGTTGAGTCACGATTTGCAAAAGGTTGAATTGGGGTTATGGAGATCCAACTATGGATCAGATAATAATGTGATGCAAATTGATGGAGGTGAAATGGAAGATGGAAAGACTGATGATGGTTCAGTAATGAAGATACATAATGACAACTTTTCTGTTCAAAGAAGAGATATTATACAAGCTCCTCTTGGTTTGTTTCCTCGTCCTTGGTCGCCTAATGTAGGTGCTTCTGATGGTAGCCAGTTTTCAAAGGTTTTAGAGTATTTTCGTCTGGTTGGTCAAACAATGGCAAAAGCTCTACAAGATGGGAGGCTTTTGGATCTGCCACTTTCTACAGCATTTTACAAACTTGTATTGGGTCAA GAGCTTGATTTGTATGACATCTTGTCATTTGATGCTGAATTTGGAAAGTCATTACAAGAAATGCAAGTTCTTGTTCATTGCAAACAGTTTATGGATGCAACTGCTGGTGACAGTCGAAAGACAACTGCTGATTTACAATTCCATGGTGCTCCAATTGAAGACTTATGTTTAGATTTTACTCTTCCTGGCTATCCTGATTACATACTTAAAGGAGAGGAAAGCACTGTG GTTAATATCAACAATTTGGAGGAGTACATTTCCTTGGTTGTTGATGCTATTACTAATACAGGAATTACGAGGCAGATGGATGCATTTAGAGCAGGATTCAATCAG